A window from Thiosulfatimonas sediminis encodes these proteins:
- a CDS encoding NAD-dependent epimerase/dehydratase family protein, translating into MVCVLVTGGAGYIGSHTCIELLSYRVNPVI; encoded by the coding sequence ATGGTTTGTGTTTTAGTCACTGGTGGCGCGGGTTATATCGGTTCGCACACCTGTATTGAGTTATTGAGTTATCGAGTGAATCCCGTCATTTAG
- a CDS encoding helix-turn-helix domain-containing protein, producing MMFQELGVFIQQARKEQGIRQQQMADDLGIARATLSGFETGRVADIGLRKVMLMLAYLNYELEPKRQSDLPTFESLRSEQSHE from the coding sequence ATGATGTTTCAAGAGTTAGGCGTCTTTATTCAACAAGCACGCAAAGAACAAGGTATTCGTCAGCAGCAGATGGCGGATGATTTAGGCATTGCGCGTGCGACCTTAAGCGGTTTTGAAACCGGGCGCGTGGCCGATATTGGTCTGCGTAAGGTAATGCTTATGTTGGCTTATCTAAACTACGAACTTGAGCCTAAGCGTCAGAGTGATTTGCCAACGTTTGAATCCTTAAGAAGTGAGCAATCTCATGAATGA
- a CDS encoding type II toxin-antitoxin system HipA family toxin → MNELCVWVSKKPSGTLSREQGEYLFNYSSLSASDAVSLTMPVRNKSYVSESLFPIFEMHLPEGYLLAVIKKHFSKLTATDDFGLLSLLSDKVVGRLSYAEEVTQENALSLDEILHSAEENLFSSLVERFALSSPVSGVQPKVLALLQDKATLQFSHYIVKSWGTDYPDLALNEWLCMKTLEQAGLDVPEFYLSDDEACFVMKRFDITEQGDYLGFEDFCVLQAKPRDEKYTGSYEQLAKGIAIFVSPKYRKKALYDYFKAMVLNQWLQNGDAHLKNFGVVYSSATDIRLAPIYDVVSTTAYIKEDIQALTLLGSKRWRGQKHLERFAIEHCQLTLKQAKEAMQQCFEAMNWLNDEVDALQDKVAKNTSKEALLRHFKALITRVLKDVE, encoded by the coding sequence ATGAATGAGCTTTGCGTCTGGGTCAGTAAGAAGCCTTCAGGCACTCTATCGAGAGAGCAGGGCGAATATCTTTTTAATTATTCAAGTCTGTCAGCAAGCGATGCGGTTTCTCTGACGATGCCAGTGCGTAATAAGAGTTATGTCTCGGAGTCGCTTTTTCCGATTTTTGAGATGCATTTGCCTGAAGGCTATTTGCTGGCGGTGATTAAAAAACATTTTTCTAAGCTAACCGCCACTGATGATTTTGGATTGCTGAGTTTGTTGTCAGATAAGGTGGTTGGACGCCTGTCTTATGCAGAAGAAGTCACGCAGGAAAACGCTTTATCGCTGGATGAAATTCTGCATTCCGCAGAGGAAAATTTGTTTAGTAGTCTTGTGGAGCGGTTTGCTTTGTCTTCGCCTGTGAGCGGGGTTCAGCCTAAAGTGTTGGCTTTGCTTCAGGATAAAGCCACTTTGCAGTTTTCACATTATATCGTGAAGTCTTGGGGCACCGATTATCCGGATTTGGCGTTAAATGAATGGCTGTGTATGAAAACTTTGGAGCAGGCTGGGCTTGATGTTCCTGAGTTTTATCTGTCCGATGATGAGGCCTGTTTTGTGATGAAGCGTTTTGATATCACCGAACAGGGTGATTACTTGGGCTTTGAGGATTTCTGTGTCTTGCAGGCGAAGCCGCGCGATGAGAAATATACCGGCAGCTATGAGCAATTAGCCAAGGGTATCGCCATTTTTGTCAGCCCAAAATATCGAAAAAAAGCGCTTTATGATTATTTTAAAGCCATGGTTTTAAATCAGTGGTTACAAAATGGGGATGCGCATTTAAAGAACTTTGGTGTGGTGTATTCGTCCGCTACGGATATTCGTTTGGCCCCGATTTATGATGTGGTTTCGACCACTGCTTATATTAAAGAAGATATTCAGGCCTTGACTCTGTTGGGAAGTAAACGCTGGCGTGGACAAAAACATTTGGAGCGATTTGCGATAGAGCATTGTCAGCTGACATTAAAGCAAGCAAAAGAAGCGATGCAACAGTGCTTTGAAGCAATGAACTGGCTAAATGATGAGGTGGACGCCTTGCAGGATAAGGTGGCAAAAAATACGTCTAAAGAGGCTCTGCTACGGCATTTTAAAGCGTTAATTACTCGTGTATTAAAGGATGTGGAATGA
- the galE gene encoding UDP-glucose 4-epimerase GalE has product MILVTGGAGYIGTHTCVELLESGQDVLVLDNLSNSSITSLERVAGIVNVDLSILNESELLCLARNDERLVFVEGDIRNQSLLRTLFEQFEIDSVIHFAGLKAVGESVEKPLMYYDNNVSGTVALLEVMAEKNCKNIVFSSSATVYGDPASVPISEDFPLSTTNPYGASKLMVENILRDLSISDDAWSIALLRYFNPVGAHESGLIGEDPNGIPNNLMPFVAQVAVGKREQLSVFGDDYDTHDGTGVRDYIHVVDLAKGHLKALDALEKQSGVLTVNLGTGQGYSVLDMVKAFEKASGRAVSYQIVPRRPGDVAKCYANPDYAFNTLGWRAEFGIERMCADAWRWQSQNPNGYA; this is encoded by the coding sequence ATGATTTTAGTAACAGGTGGTGCGGGTTATATTGGTACCCATACTTGTGTTGAGCTTTTGGAAAGTGGCCAAGATGTTTTGGTGTTGGATAACCTCAGCAACAGTTCTATCACTTCACTTGAGCGTGTTGCTGGAATTGTGAATGTTGATTTATCCATTTTGAATGAAAGTGAATTACTTTGCTTGGCTCGCAATGACGAGAGATTGGTTTTTGTTGAGGGTGATATTCGTAATCAATCCTTATTGCGAACGCTTTTTGAGCAGTTTGAGATTGATTCGGTGATTCATTTTGCTGGCTTAAAAGCAGTGGGTGAGAGTGTTGAAAAGCCGTTGATGTATTACGACAACAATGTTTCTGGAACGGTTGCTTTGTTGGAAGTGATGGCTGAGAAAAATTGTAAAAACATAGTGTTTAGTTCATCTGCAACCGTCTATGGAGATCCGGCCTCTGTACCGATTTCAGAAGACTTTCCGTTATCGACAACTAATCCGTATGGTGCGTCTAAATTGATGGTGGAAAATATTCTGCGTGATTTGTCTATCAGTGATGATGCTTGGTCGATTGCATTATTGCGTTATTTCAATCCTGTGGGCGCGCACGAATCTGGTTTGATTGGTGAAGACCCCAATGGCATTCCCAATAACCTGATGCCTTTTGTGGCGCAAGTGGCGGTGGGTAAGCGTGAACAGTTGAGTGTATTTGGTGATGATTACGATACCCATGATGGCACGGGTGTGCGGGATTATATTCATGTGGTGGATTTAGCCAAAGGGCATTTAAAAGCGCTGGATGCTTTGGAAAAGCAATCGGGCGTTTTAACCGTTAATTTGGGGACGGGGCAGGGCTATTCGGTCTTGGATATGGTTAAAGCCTTTGAAAAAGCCTCTGGTCGTGCTGTGTCTTATCAAATTGTGCCTCGCCGTCCGGGTGACGTAGCGAAGTGTTATGCCAATCCCGATTATGCCTTTAACACGTTGGGCTGGCGTGCTGAATTTGGAATTGAAAGAATGTGTGCCGATGCGTGGCGCTGGCAATCGCAAAATCCGAATGGTTATGCTTAA
- a CDS encoding nucleotidyltransferase substrate binding protein — protein sequence MMSEDIRWQQRFENYLKALGQLQSALSLYDETAEALIKEGILQRFEFTHELAWKVMKDFLEYEGHQGITGSRSACRLAFNVGLVSDGQIWMDMIESRNRTVHTYDERVLEQEFAKVQNRYAIAFSQFAHTMQGIQ from the coding sequence ATGATGAGTGAAGATATTCGTTGGCAACAGCGCTTTGAGAATTATTTGAAGGCCTTAGGTCAGTTGCAATCGGCTTTATCTTTGTATGATGAAACGGCTGAGGCATTGATTAAAGAAGGCATTTTGCAGCGTTTTGAGTTTACCCATGAGCTTGCTTGGAAAGTCATGAAAGACTTCTTGGAGTATGAGGGGCATCAAGGAATTACAGGTTCTCGATCTGCTTGCCGATTGGCATTTAATGTTGGGTTAGTGTCAGATGGTCAGATTTGGATGGATATGATTGAGAGTCGCAACCGAACGGTTCATACCTACGATGAGCGAGTTTTGGAGCAAGAATTCGCTAAAGTTCAAAATCGCTATGCGATTGCATTTTCTCAATTTGCGCATACTATGCAGGGTATTCAATAA
- a CDS encoding nucleotidyltransferase domain-containing protein codes for MFGLPDVTFARMREVFARYPSIEKVVIYGSRAKGNFRPGSDIDLTLIGKELDDSVLSHISTDLDDLNMPYMLDVSLFEQIVSEALLQHIDRVGKVFYQRDFD; via the coding sequence ATGTTTGGTTTGCCAGACGTTACCTTTGCGAGGATGCGGGAAGTTTTTGCACGTTATCCAAGTATTGAAAAAGTTGTTATTTATGGTTCACGAGCAAAAGGTAATTTTCGTCCTGGATCAGATATTGATTTGACGTTGATCGGTAAAGAATTGGATGATTCTGTATTAAGTCATATTTCGACGGATTTAGATGATTTGAATATGCCCTATATGTTGGACGTGTCTTTATTTGAACAAATAGTTTCAGAGGCGTTGCTGCAACACATTGATCGGGTCGGCAAGGTTTTTTATCAACGAGATTTCGATTGA
- a CDS encoding sugar transferase translates to MKRLFDLTLIFLSLPLLLPVFVVVAVLVRQKLGSPIFFTQTWPGKNAKLLSPMRVEIC, encoded by the coding sequence ATGAAACGACTCTTTGATTTGACTTTGATATTTTTAAGCTTGCCATTGTTATTGCCGGTATTTGTAGTGGTGGCGGTTTTGGTTCGTCAAAAATTGGGTTCACCGATTTTCTTTACCCAGACCTGGCCAGGAAAGAATGCAAAGTTGTTGAGTCCAATGAGGGTTGAGATATGTTAG
- a CDS encoding AAA family ATPase, whose product MLEKFAIQNLTVFADAHLKFSPGLNVIIGENGCGKSHILKSAYAVIAASAEEGRKPMTVSPTKTALQKAYADKLINVMRPESLGRLARRKQGRERCELSLTFADSSLDCSMGFATSSKSEVQIDHLNQTWQTKAPVFLPTRELLTLYPGFVSIYDNHYLEFDETYRDACLLLGAPALKGPREKQASKLLKPLEEAMGGRVVLDANGRFYLSLPGTGKMEMPLVAEGLRKLAMLARLIATGSLLDKGYLFWDEPETNLNPKLVKLVARVILHLCDNGIQVFIASHSLFLLRELEILSQQKEFKKIPQRYFALTASDDGVVVEQGDSVEDLQTLVILDEELAQSDRFMDLEA is encoded by the coding sequence ATGTTAGAAAAATTTGCAATCCAAAATTTAACCGTTTTTGCTGATGCACATTTAAAGTTCTCACCGGGTTTGAATGTCATTATTGGAGAAAATGGTTGCGGTAAGTCTCATATTCTTAAGTCGGCTTATGCGGTGATTGCAGCGAGTGCGGAAGAGGGGCGCAAGCCGATGACTGTGTCACCGACCAAAACCGCTTTACAAAAAGCGTATGCTGACAAACTTATTAATGTGATGCGCCCTGAAAGTCTTGGACGTTTGGCACGCCGCAAGCAAGGACGTGAGCGTTGCGAACTGAGTTTAACTTTTGCTGATTCCAGTTTGGATTGCTCAATGGGGTTTGCCACATCAAGCAAGTCAGAAGTGCAGATAGATCATTTGAATCAAACTTGGCAAACGAAAGCACCTGTTTTTTTGCCCACCCGTGAATTGTTGACGTTGTATCCAGGTTTTGTATCCATTTACGATAATCATTATTTGGAGTTTGATGAAACTTATCGTGATGCATGTTTGTTATTGGGTGCACCGGCTTTAAAAGGGCCAAGAGAAAAGCAGGCTTCGAAACTGTTAAAGCCGCTTGAAGAGGCTATGGGTGGTCGCGTGGTTTTGGATGCTAATGGGCGTTTTTATCTGTCGCTACCCGGCACGGGAAAAATGGAAATGCCGTTGGTTGCTGAAGGATTACGAAAATTGGCAATGTTAGCACGTTTAATTGCTACGGGATCTTTGTTGGATAAGGGATATTTGTTTTGGGATGAACCGGAAACCAATTTAAATCCGAAGTTGGTTAAGTTGGTGGCGCGAGTAATTTTGCATCTGTGTGATAACGGGATACAGGTGTTTATTGCCTCGCATTCACTATTTTTATTGCGTGAGCTCGAGATTTTATCTCAGCAGAAAGAATTTAAAAAAATTCCTCAACGCTATTTTGCTTTGACGGCCAGTGATGATGGTGTTGTTGTAGAGCAGGGGGATTCGGTAGAAGATTTGCAAACCTTGGTGATATTGGATGAGGAGCTGGCGCAATCGGATCGTTTTATGGATTTGGAGGCTTGA
- a CDS encoding sugar transferase: MKRLFDLTLIFLSLPLLLPVFVVVAILVRQKLGSPIFFTQVRPGKDAKPFKMMKFRSMTDERDDQGDLLPDAVRLTKFGRFLRSTSLDELPGLWSVLKGDMSLVGPRPLLMEYLPLYSAQQARRHETRPGITGWAQVNGRNAIGWEEKFKLDVWYVDNRSLWLDIKIIYLTLKKVIVRDGISAEGEATMTKFTGSGK; encoded by the coding sequence ATGAAACGACTCTTTGATTTAACATTAATTTTTTTAAGCTTGCCGTTGTTATTACCGGTGTTTGTGGTGGTGGCAATTTTGGTTCGTCAAAAATTGGGTTCACCGATTTTCTTTACCCAAGTCCGTCCTGGTAAAGATGCCAAGCCTTTTAAAATGATGAAGTTTCGTTCGATGACCGATGAGCGCGATGACCAGGGTGATTTGTTGCCGGATGCGGTGCGTTTGACGAAGTTTGGGCGGTTTTTGCGCTCGACCAGTTTGGATGAACTGCCGGGTTTGTGGAGCGTGTTAAAAGGCGATATGAGTTTAGTCGGGCCACGTCCGTTGTTGATGGAGTATTTGCCGTTATATTCTGCCCAACAAGCTCGCCGCCACGAAACCAGGCCTGGTATTACCGGCTGGGCGCAGGTCAATGGCCGTAATGCGATTGGCTGGGAAGAAAAGTTTAAGCTCGATGTTTGGTATGTGGATAACCGTTCACTTTGGTTAGATATTAAAATCATTTATTTAACTTTGAAAAAAGTCATTGTGCGTGATGGCATTTCGGCAGAGGGTGAAGCGACTATGACTAAGTTTACGGGGTCTGGAAAATAA
- a CDS encoding polysaccharide biosynthesis protein, which translates to MNKPLFSLLSLSRFHKRVISVLIDVFGLVIASYLAICIRFGEASHIEPYLLSISILVLIAIPVFIYQGLYRAVIRYIGHKFANTVFFTVSTVFVLWTSTLFMLDLPFPRTAILIDWLLVLLFIAATRLIARRLLFSVAQAKTEKHPRQNIVIFGAGSSGRQLFNAILKIPHIYAVGFIDDDKNLQNQEISCARVYKRDDLAYLIDKYQVTDVFLAIPSLKASQRKDVIEWLEPFQVKVSSVPGIDEIVSGKIRFSDIREVDIGDLLGRDVVGPHPDLLAKCIAGQSVLVTGAGGSIGSELCRQILAQRPKRLVLLELSEFALYSIDKELTKLSQDSACELIPVLGSVRDELKLKRLLVLYGVDTVYHAAAYKHVPIVEHNLQEGIFNNTFGTHTTAKAAGEVGVKNFVLISTDKAVRPTNVMGASKRMAELALQALQPVYPKTHYSMVRFGNVLGSSGSVIPLFRKQISNGGPVTVTHPEMTRYFMTIPEAASLVIQAGSMGVGGEVYVLDMGDPVKIDLLARKIIRLSGLEVMDSDGHGDIEICYTGLRPGEKLYEELLIGDNPDGTEHPRIMKANEYSISYIEFTDALHHLEVLLENQDYVGLLEAIGTVVKGFQHTGEIVDYSIKP; encoded by the coding sequence ATGAACAAACCTCTTTTCTCGCTACTTTCTCTTTCTCGTTTTCATAAGCGTGTCATTTCGGTTCTTATTGATGTATTCGGTTTGGTGATTGCATCTTACTTGGCTATTTGTATTCGGTTTGGTGAGGCTTCTCATATTGAACCGTATTTATTGTCGATTTCTATATTGGTGTTAATTGCAATTCCGGTATTTATTTATCAAGGGTTGTATCGCGCGGTTATTCGTTATATCGGACATAAGTTTGCTAATACGGTCTTTTTTACGGTTAGTACGGTTTTTGTGTTGTGGACGTCGACGCTGTTTATGTTGGATTTGCCATTTCCGAGAACGGCGATTCTGATTGATTGGTTGTTAGTGTTGCTTTTTATTGCAGCGACGCGATTGATTGCTAGGCGTTTATTATTTTCTGTTGCTCAGGCAAAAACGGAAAAGCATCCGCGCCAAAACATTGTGATTTTTGGTGCGGGTTCGTCTGGCCGGCAGCTTTTTAATGCGATTTTAAAAATTCCACACATTTATGCGGTGGGTTTTATTGATGATGATAAAAATCTGCAAAATCAAGAAATTAGTTGCGCGCGTGTTTATAAGCGTGATGATTTGGCCTATTTGATTGATAAGTATCAGGTGACGGATGTTTTTTTGGCGATTCCGTCTTTAAAGGCATCACAGCGTAAAGATGTGATTGAGTGGTTGGAGCCGTTTCAGGTAAAAGTGTCTTCGGTACCGGGGATTGATGAGATTGTTTCTGGCAAGATTCGTTTTTCTGATATTAGAGAGGTTGATATCGGGGATTTGTTAGGCCGAGATGTGGTTGGCCCGCATCCTGATTTGTTGGCGAAATGCATTGCTGGACAAAGTGTGTTAGTCACTGGTGCAGGCGGTTCGATCGGTTCTGAATTGTGTCGCCAAATTTTGGCTCAGCGGCCGAAGCGTCTGGTTTTGCTGGAGTTAAGTGAGTTTGCTCTTTATTCAATTGATAAGGAGTTGACTAAATTAAGCCAGGATTCGGCCTGCGAACTGATTCCGGTTTTAGGCAGTGTTCGTGATGAACTTAAGTTAAAGCGCTTATTGGTTTTGTACGGTGTTGACACTGTTTATCATGCGGCTGCTTATAAGCATGTGCCTATTGTGGAGCATAATTTACAAGAGGGTATTTTCAATAACACATTTGGTACTCATACCACTGCCAAGGCCGCAGGTGAAGTTGGGGTTAAGAATTTTGTATTGATTTCAACCGATAAAGCAGTGCGTCCAACGAATGTGATGGGGGCGAGTAAGCGGATGGCGGAACTTGCGTTGCAGGCTTTGCAACCGGTGTATCCCAAAACGCATTACAGTATGGTACGTTTTGGCAATGTATTGGGTTCTTCTGGATCGGTTATTCCGTTATTCCGCAAGCAGATTTCGAATGGCGGGCCGGTTACCGTGACTCATCCTGAAATGACGCGTTATTTTATGACCATTCCTGAAGCGGCTTCGCTGGTTATCCAAGCGGGTTCGATGGGGGTTGGCGGTGAAGTCTATGTGTTGGATATGGGTGATCCGGTAAAAATTGATTTGCTTGCCCGTAAGATAATTCGACTTTCTGGACTGGAAGTGATGGATTCGGATGGTCATGGTGATATTGAGATTTGTTATACCGGTTTACGCCCAGGTGAGAAGCTTTATGAGGAGTTGCTTATTGGTGATAATCCGGACGGTACGGAGCACCCTCGTATTATGAAAGCAAATGAATATTCGATCTCCTATATAGAATTTACCGATGCATTGCATCATTTAGAAGTGTTGCTTGAAAATCAGGATTATGTTGGTTTATTAGAGGCAATTGGCACGGTTGTGAAAGGGTTTCAGCATACCGGTGAAATCGTTGATTATTCAATCAAACCATAG
- a CDS encoding O-antigen ligase family protein, giving the protein MLFTLLILVQIWALAQAWLLPTQDIDQNLQYIMLGIAYSTFFVLLLAHFANRNALNKLIITLIVGGTIQAFIGAATVLNLIDPLFTSLANQPSAHGTYINRNHFAGYLLMTIALAIGLLLAQRDNRDWSWKNLIELLTSYKMLIRLALIIMVIGLVMSHSRMGNAAFVIALSIIGAFFILKTATHRIRNSLLLLSFILIDIMIISQFFGLEQLKDRLTQTQITVSEQQGKLLLTINDLRSPINQNSVQLLEQAPFVGKGAGSFENAFKPLAGPNYGGRIDHAHNDYLEFWIEYGVIGILPLGVFLLGALGMAIKAIRNQKSTYRSGIGLGSSMALIAIALHSATDFNLHIPANALTLISVCAIAVLAAMHKNPKHRRSAE; this is encoded by the coding sequence GTGTTATTCACACTCTTAATATTGGTACAAATCTGGGCGTTAGCCCAAGCGTGGCTATTACCCACGCAAGATATTGATCAAAACTTACAATACATTATGCTTGGCATCGCCTACAGCACATTCTTTGTTTTACTACTAGCCCACTTCGCAAACCGCAACGCACTCAACAAACTAATCATCACACTGATTGTCGGCGGCACAATTCAGGCATTTATTGGCGCCGCCACAGTGCTCAATTTAATCGACCCACTTTTTACCAGCTTAGCAAATCAACCCTCAGCACACGGCACCTACATCAACCGCAATCATTTTGCAGGCTACTTACTGATGACCATCGCCCTTGCAATTGGATTACTACTGGCACAACGGGACAACAGAGACTGGTCTTGGAAAAACCTCATCGAATTACTAACCAGCTATAAAATGCTAATTCGTTTAGCCTTAATCATCATGGTAATCGGCTTGGTGATGTCACACTCACGAATGGGAAACGCCGCGTTTGTCATCGCACTTAGCATCATCGGCGCATTTTTCATCCTAAAAACAGCAACTCACCGCATCAGAAACAGCCTACTCTTACTCAGCTTTATTCTGATTGACATCATGATTATCAGCCAATTTTTCGGCTTAGAACAACTCAAAGACAGGCTAACGCAAACACAGATAACCGTCAGCGAACAGCAAGGTAAACTACTGCTCACAATCAATGATTTACGAAGCCCAATTAACCAGAATAGTGTGCAACTATTAGAGCAAGCGCCGTTTGTCGGTAAAGGCGCCGGAAGTTTTGAAAATGCATTTAAGCCCTTGGCCGGACCAAATTACGGAGGGCGCATTGATCATGCGCACAATGACTATCTTGAATTTTGGATCGAATACGGAGTCATCGGCATATTGCCACTCGGCGTATTTCTATTAGGCGCCCTTGGCATGGCAATAAAAGCCATCAGAAACCAAAAATCCACCTATCGCAGTGGCATTGGCTTAGGCAGCAGCATGGCGTTAATTGCCATCGCCTTACACTCCGCAACCGACTTTAACTTACACATTCCTGCCAACGCACTCACTTTGATTAGCGTATGCGCCATTGCGGTTTTAGCGGCCATGCATAAAAATCCAAAACACCGAAGAAGCGCGGAATAA